The Pseudomonas fluorescens genome includes a window with the following:
- the mdcA gene encoding malonate decarboxylase subunit alpha, producing the protein MTTTISPDSRWTRRRSEKQRRLELVKGLADGVVLPTDKIVAALEALILPGDRVVLEGNNQKQADFLSRSLAKVDPSKLHDLHMIMPSVGRSEHLDLFERGIARKLDFSFAGTQSLRISQLLEDGLLEIGAIHTYIELYARLVVDLIPNVVLSAGFMADRAGNIYTGPSTEDTPALIEPAAFSDGIVIVQVNQLVDDVSDLPRVDIPASWVDFVVVADKPFYIEPLFTRDPRHIKPVHVLMAMMAIRGIYEKHNVQSLNHGIGFNTAAIELILPTYGESLGLKGKICRNWTLNPHPTLIPAIESGWVESVHCFGTELGMENYIAARPDVFFTGRDGSLRSNRMVCQLAGQYAVDLFIGATLQVDGDGHSSTVTRGRLAGFGGAPNMGHDPRGRRHGTPAWLDMRHGDGEAPLLERGKKLVVQMVETFQEGGKPTFVETLDAVDVAKKAGMPLAPIMIYGDDVTHLLTEEGIAYLYKARSLEERQAMIAAVAGVTAIGLRHDPKDTARMRREGLIALPEDLGIRRTDATRELLAAKSVADLVEWSGGLYNPPAKFRSW; encoded by the coding sequence ATGACAACAACAATATCCCCCGACTCGCGCTGGACGCGGCGACGCAGCGAAAAGCAGCGGCGTCTCGAGCTGGTGAAGGGGCTTGCCGACGGTGTGGTGTTGCCCACCGACAAGATCGTTGCAGCGTTGGAAGCGTTGATCCTGCCCGGCGACCGCGTGGTGCTGGAGGGCAATAACCAGAAGCAGGCGGACTTCCTTTCCCGCTCCCTGGCGAAAGTCGATCCTTCGAAGCTGCACGACCTGCACATGATCATGCCCAGCGTCGGCCGGTCCGAACACCTGGATCTGTTCGAACGCGGTATCGCCCGCAAGCTCGATTTCTCCTTCGCCGGCACCCAGAGCCTGCGCATCAGCCAGTTGCTGGAAGACGGCCTGCTGGAAATCGGCGCGATCCACACCTACATCGAGCTCTACGCCCGGTTGGTGGTGGACCTGATTCCCAACGTGGTGCTCTCGGCCGGTTTCATGGCCGACCGTGCCGGCAATATCTACACCGGTCCCAGCACCGAAGACACGCCGGCGCTGATCGAACCGGCGGCGTTCAGTGACGGCATCGTCATTGTCCAGGTCAACCAGTTGGTGGACGACGTCAGTGACCTGCCGCGCGTCGACATTCCGGCGTCCTGGGTCGATTTCGTGGTGGTGGCCGACAAACCGTTCTACATCGAGCCGCTGTTCACCCGTGACCCGCGCCACATCAAGCCTGTGCATGTGCTGATGGCGATGATGGCGATCCGCGGGATCTACGAAAAACACAACGTTCAATCCCTCAACCACGGCATCGGTTTCAACACCGCCGCCATCGAACTGATCCTGCCGACCTACGGTGAATCCCTCGGTTTGAAGGGCAAGATCTGCCGTAACTGGACCCTCAATCCTCACCCGACCTTGATCCCGGCCATTGAAAGCGGCTGGGTCGAGAGCGTGCATTGTTTTGGCACTGAGTTGGGCATGGAAAACTATATCGCCGCCCGACCGGATGTGTTCTTCACCGGACGTGACGGCTCGCTGCGCTCCAACCGCATGGTCTGCCAATTGGCCGGACAGTACGCGGTGGACCTGTTCATCGGCGCCACTTTGCAGGTGGACGGCGACGGCCATTCCTCAACGGTGACGCGCGGTCGATTGGCCGGTTTTGGCGGTGCGCCGAACATGGGGCACGACCCACGCGGTCGCCGCCACGGCACGCCGGCCTGGCTCGACATGCGCCATGGCGATGGCGAGGCGCCGTTGCTCGAACGCGGCAAGAAGCTGGTGGTGCAGATGGTCGAGACGTTCCAGGAGGGCGGCAAACCGACCTTCGTCGAGACTCTCGACGCGGTGGACGTGGCGAAGAAAGCCGGCATGCCCCTGGCGCCGATCATGATCTACGGCGATGACGTCACCCATTTGCTCACCGAAGAGGGCATCGCCTACCTGTACAAGGCCCGCTCTCTGGAAGAGCGCCAGGCGATGATCGCGGCTGTGGCCGGCGTCACTGCCATTGGCCTGCGCCATGACCCGAAAGACACCGCGCGCATGCGCCGCGAAGGGTTGATCGCTTTGCCGGAAGACCTCGGCATCCGTCGCACCGACGCCACCCGCGAGTTGCTCGCGGCCAAGAGCGTGGCCGATCTGGTGGAGTGGTCCGGTGGCCTCTACAACCCGCCCGCCAAGTTCAGGAGCTGGTAA
- a CDS encoding triphosphoribosyl-dephospho-CoA synthase, with product MHAFNLQPKKLSLAERLADMAVDALIDEADLSPKPALVDRRGNGAHTDLHLGLMHASALSLWPAFKAMAETALDCGEIGLPLREALGRIGREGEAAMLATTGGVNTHRGAIWALGLLVAATALEPESNAPGAVTLRAARLALLNDRYAPQPLSHGAQVAQRYGVRGAREEAQLAFPAVTGLGLPQLKRSRAAGAGEQNARLDALLAIMTTLADTCVLYRAGEPGLQAMQQGAKAVLDAGGSASLGGRRQLHALDQQLIALNASPGGAADLLAACLFLDRIERGDGLFPGVC from the coding sequence ATGCACGCCTTTAACCTGCAACCGAAAAAACTGTCCTTGGCCGAACGTCTGGCGGACATGGCGGTGGATGCGCTGATCGACGAGGCCGACCTGTCGCCCAAACCCGCCCTGGTGGACCGGCGCGGCAACGGCGCCCACACCGATCTGCACCTGGGCCTGATGCACGCCTCGGCGCTGTCGCTGTGGCCCGCGTTCAAGGCCATGGCCGAAACCGCTCTTGATTGTGGCGAAATCGGCCTGCCATTGCGCGAAGCCCTCGGCCGGATCGGCCGTGAAGGTGAAGCCGCGATGCTTGCCACCACCGGCGGCGTGAACACCCACCGTGGCGCGATCTGGGCCTTGGGCTTGCTCGTGGCGGCGACGGCGCTGGAGCCTGAATCCAATGCTCCAGGCGCAGTCACCCTGAGGGCTGCGCGCCTGGCCTTGCTCAACGACCGCTATGCGCCCCAGCCCTTGAGCCATGGTGCCCAGGTGGCTCAGCGCTACGGCGTACGCGGTGCCCGGGAAGAAGCGCAACTGGCGTTCCCGGCGGTGACCGGCCTCGGCCTGCCGCAACTCAAGCGCAGCCGCGCGGCGGGGGCGGGCGAGCAGAACGCCCGGCTCGATGCCTTGCTGGCGATCATGACTACCCTGGCCGATACCTGCGTGCTCTATCGCGCCGGCGAGCCGGGTTTGCAGGCCATGCAACAGGGTGCCAAGGCGGTGCTCGATGCCGGTGGCAGTGCGAGCCTGGGCGGACGCCGCCAGTTGCACGCCCTGGACCAACAACTGATTGCCTTGAACGCCTCGCCCGGCGGCGCTGCCGACCTGCTCGCCGCCTGCCTGTTCCTCGATCGTATCGAACGCGGCGATGGCCTCTTCCCTGGAGTGTGCTGA
- a CDS encoding malonate decarboxylase subunit delta has translation METLSFEFPAGQPPRGRALVGCVGSGDLEVLIEPGLAGKLTIQVQTSVNGSEQRWQHLFARMFDGQTPPALSIDIHDFGATPGVVRLRLEQGFEEIGHD, from the coding sequence ATGGAAACCTTATCCTTTGAATTCCCCGCCGGGCAGCCGCCACGAGGGCGGGCGCTGGTGGGCTGCGTCGGCTCGGGCGACCTGGAAGTGCTGATCGAACCCGGCCTGGCGGGCAAGTTGACCATTCAGGTGCAGACCTCGGTCAACGGCAGCGAACAACGCTGGCAGCACCTGTTCGCCCGCATGTTCGACGGCCAGACACCGCCGGCCTTGTCTATCGACATCCACGATTTCGGCGCAACCCCCGGCGTGGTGCGTTTGCGCCTGGAGCAAGGCTTCGAGGAGATCGGCCATGACTGA
- the mdcE gene encoding biotin-independent malonate decarboxylase subunit gamma: MNSYSLRGLRWFEALSGGAKPLEGLPASLKVADVTLGGQHVRLLAVVADPDSRFPRARNGEVGLLEGWGLAKAVDDAIDADRGAPHKRALIAIVDVPSQAYGRREEALGIHQALAGAADSYARARLAGHPVIGLLVGKAMSGAFLAHGYQANRLIALRDPGVMVHAMGKASAARVTLRSVEELEALAASVPPMAYDIDSFASLGLLWEILSVEQIEQPLVEDLTRVTDCLLQAIEDVEAGPRDLSGRLGAYNRIASSRVRQLLREQW; the protein is encoded by the coding sequence ATGAACTCGTATTCATTGAGAGGCTTGCGCTGGTTCGAAGCCTTGAGCGGCGGCGCCAAACCGTTGGAAGGCTTGCCTGCTTCGTTGAAGGTCGCGGACGTCACGCTGGGCGGGCAACACGTGCGCCTGCTGGCGGTGGTGGCGGATCCCGACAGTCGTTTTCCCCGTGCCCGCAATGGCGAGGTGGGTTTGCTCGAGGGTTGGGGCCTGGCCAAGGCCGTGGACGATGCCATCGACGCCGACCGCGGTGCCCCTCACAAGCGTGCGTTGATCGCCATTGTCGATGTGCCGAGCCAAGCCTATGGCCGGCGCGAAGAAGCCCTCGGTATTCATCAGGCCTTGGCCGGTGCGGCGGACAGTTATGCGCGCGCGCGGTTGGCCGGGCATCCGGTGATCGGCTTGTTGGTGGGCAAGGCGATGTCCGGAGCGTTTCTGGCCCACGGCTACCAGGCCAATCGGCTGATTGCACTGCGCGATCCGGGGGTGATGGTCCACGCCATGGGCAAGGCCTCGGCGGCGCGGGTGACCCTGCGCAGCGTCGAGGAGCTTGAAGCCCTGGCCGCCAGCGTGCCGCCGATGGCCTATGACATCGACAGCTTTGCCAGCCTGGGGTTGTTATGGGAAATTTTGTCGGTGGAGCAAATCGAACAGCCCTTGGTGGAGGATCTGACGCGGGTAACGGATTGTCTGCTCCAGGCGATTGAAGATGTCGAGGCGGGGCCGCGTGATCTGAGCGGCCGTCTGGGGGCGTACAACCGCATCGCGTCGAGCCGGGTTCGCCAACTGCTGAGAGAGCAGTGGTGA
- a CDS encoding biotin-independent malonate decarboxylase subunit beta, translating to MTDSAALLNKHSFVELGARQRAKALLDDGTFRELLDPFQRIMSPWLLRQGVVPQSDDGVVIAKGSLDGLPVVIAAIEGAFQGGSLGEVGGAKIAGALELAAEDNRKGIPTRAVLLLETGGVRLQEANLGLAAIAEIHSAIVDLRQYQPVVGVVAGSVGCFGGMSIAAGLCSYLLVTQEARLGLNGPQVIEQEAGIDEYDSRDRPFIWSLTGGEQRFATGLVDRYVADDVARIRQQVSQLLHLGVPAQHRSGQAELFLQRLARLDTEVQIEPATVRQLYQGERP from the coding sequence ATGACTGACAGTGCAGCGTTGCTCAACAAGCACAGCTTCGTCGAGCTCGGCGCCCGGCAGCGGGCCAAGGCCTTGCTCGATGACGGTACGTTCCGCGAACTGCTCGACCCGTTCCAGCGGATCATGTCGCCCTGGCTGCTGCGCCAGGGCGTGGTGCCGCAAAGCGACGACGGTGTGGTGATCGCCAAAGGCAGCCTCGATGGCCTGCCCGTGGTGATCGCCGCCATCGAAGGCGCGTTCCAGGGCGGCAGCCTCGGTGAAGTCGGCGGGGCGAAGATTGCCGGTGCGTTGGAACTGGCCGCCGAGGACAACCGCAAGGGCATCCCGACCCGCGCCGTGCTGCTGCTGGAAACCGGCGGCGTGCGTTTGCAGGAAGCCAACCTCGGGTTGGCGGCGATTGCCGAGATTCATTCGGCGATTGTCGACCTGCGCCAATACCAGCCGGTGGTCGGCGTGGTGGCTGGCAGCGTCGGCTGCTTCGGCGGCATGTCCATCGCCGCCGGGCTGTGCAGTTATCTGCTGGTGACCCAGGAAGCGCGGCTGGGCCTCAACGGCCCGCAAGTGATCGAGCAAGAGGCCGGGATCGATGAATACGACTCCCGCGACCGGCCGTTCATCTGGAGCCTGACCGGCGGTGAACAACGTTTCGCCACCGGCCTGGTGGATCGTTATGTCGCCGATGATGTGGCGCGGATCCGCCAGCAGGTCAGCCAATTGCTGCACCTGGGCGTTCCCGCGCAACACCGCAGTGGCCAGGCCGAGCTGTTCCTGCAACGCCTGGCCCGTTTGGACACTGAAGTGCAAATCGAGCCGGCCACGGTTCGTCAGCTGTATCAGGGAGAACGCCCATGA
- a CDS encoding chemotaxis protein CheW: MHDLHHSRTDHLTGLLLPLADRHLILPNVAVAELIDYQSSAFDMDTPPWFLGWVSWRERQIPLLSFESACGQKTVIGERVRIVVLNALGGRPELRFIALLVQGIPRSYKLDTQLSYVDVPLCGLEQAAVQVGEHVAKVPDLLALEELVVAAGLVRQRKS, translated from the coding sequence ATGCATGACCTGCACCACTCGCGTACCGACCACCTCACCGGCCTGCTGCTGCCACTGGCCGACCGCCACCTGATCCTGCCCAACGTGGCCGTGGCCGAGTTGATCGACTATCAGAGCAGCGCCTTCGACATGGACACCCCGCCGTGGTTTCTGGGTTGGGTGAGCTGGCGCGAACGGCAAATCCCGCTGCTGAGCTTCGAATCGGCCTGCGGCCAGAAAACCGTGATCGGCGAAAGAGTGCGCATCGTCGTGCTCAACGCCCTGGGTGGCCGGCCAGAGCTGAGGTTCATTGCGCTGTTGGTGCAGGGCATCCCGCGGTCCTACAAGCTCGACACTCAACTGAGCTACGTCGACGTGCCGCTGTGCGGGTTGGAGCAGGCGGCGGTGCAGGTGGGGGAGCATGTAGCGAAGGTGCCGGATTTGTTGGCGTTGGAGGAGTTGGTGGTGGCTGCGGGATTGGTTCGGCAGCGCAAATCCTGA
- a CDS encoding Hpt domain-containing protein: protein MGDRHDYVALEWVKGEIAETLKQAHLALNRLVDDPQASDALGQCLACIHQVHGGLQMVEFYGAALLAEEMEQLCAALQDNRVTHRDEAISLLSQALGQLPIYLDRVQGARRDLPLVVLPLINDLRSARGESLLSETSLFSPELPDIAPLSDEALQRLEPADLPNTLRKLRQTLQMALVGLLREQDDATHLGYLAKVFHRLETLCAGAPLNALWQVASALVEGMRDGRIANSPALRSLFKEADKELKRLLDQGMPGINQPAPPHLLKSLLFYIAKAEHPSGQMQIMKERYSLDDALPDSAMVDEERARLAGPDRDAMRSVLAALCEELVRVKERLDLFVRSDRQHASELDSLLAPLRQIADTLAVLGFGQPRKVIIDQLAVVLSLAQGQREPDDATLMDVAGALLYVEATLAGMVGTVEPESREDTHLPTTDLTQIHQIVIKEAHTCLQQAKDMIVDYIDADWNSEQLQPLPALLTQVRGALAMIPLSRAASLVEACNAFIRDHLLLDQAQPGWEELDHLADVITGLEYYLERLSEDPETSGEPLLNGVERSLAALGYFPDEARVPVLDDVLSPNEAQVMQDLQELDDPQTVQSLAEVLASPISAVNPPARSTPGSLLPPPSDERPVDDELREVFLEETGEVLDVLREYLPRWSAHPDDHGALSELRRAFHTLKGSGRMVRALVLGELAWAVENLLNRVLERSVEPQASVRQLVEDTVQLLPALVAEFAANHQRQRDDVDRLAARAHVLAKGGDEEDEDEQDVAALDPLLLKIFDNEAQGHLASLNRFLDQSADHLPLQASDELQRALHTLKGSASMAGVLPIAELAGAMDELAREYRVHLIALDLDEVELLLEAEGLLRRGLRQLHSEPLAAIPGAEDLILRAQALLAERLHAANNAPDKVLRTKRDPQLINNFLAQGMDILLDAESLLQRWQQHPGEGQELSALLDELTTLGEGAHLADLHPVDELCEALLDLYGAVEESSLAVSNEFFQEAQRAHEALIDMLDELAAGQHVHPQPARVQALRRLLQESLDPSATGLIRSDGSRTLSIRELSHATAEMERDAPVDTSMEDDLVAIFLEEAQDILESAAQALQRWLADPDNGAPLSSLQRDLHTLKGGARMADIRPVSDLAQELENLYEGLVDRRYSYSEELAQLLASSHERLDLLLGQLQQGQPLGDPVALIDAIRRLRQDKPNAIETSAAAQADGAGHDPELLEIFLEEGFDILDSSGAALLRWQEEPSNRQAVETLLRDLHTLKGGARMVEIVPIGDLAHELENLYEGLSAGLLQPTPALFTLLQSSHDRLAQMLDAVRAGHPCPLADRLIAQIQAVNHSQENAAPQAVSAPEPVPTPIVSPPAAPARPDPGAAGDGADMVKVSAELLDDLVNLAGETSIFRGRIEQQVNDARVALGEMETTIERMRDQLRRLDTETQGRILSRQQVEAERLGYEEFDPLEMDRHSQLQQLSRALFESASDLLELKETLDRSNHDAEVLLQQQGRINTELQEGLMRTRMVPFERMLPRLKRIVRQVAQELGKDVEFLVGNADGEMDRNVLERMAAPLEHMLRNAVDHGLEPADVRIAAGKPARGRISLDLSREGGDIIFDIRDDGAGVPLEAVRSKAIKRGLLAPDSDISDRDVLQFILQPGFSTAEKITQISGRGVGMDVVHEEVRQLGGSMVIDSTPGQGVHFRIRLPFTVAVNRALMVHCHEDQYAIPLNTIESIVRVLPAELDGHYQLDPPTYTYAGQRYELCYLGELLKTGARPKLLGQSQPLPVLLVQCNERHVAVQVDATAGTREIVVKSLGPQFSAVQGLSGATILGDGRVVLILDLLAPIRALPHQVPRRQVPVEGEGEPQRPLLVLVVDDSVTVRKVTSRLLERHGMHVLTAKDGVDAMALLAEHAPDLMLLDIEMPRMDGFEVATQVRNDPRLAHLPIIMITSRTGQKHRDRAMAIGVNDYLGKPYQESVLLDSIAHWSKTHA, encoded by the coding sequence ATGGGTGATCGGCACGACTATGTGGCCCTGGAATGGGTCAAGGGCGAGATTGCCGAAACGCTGAAGCAGGCTCATCTGGCCCTCAACCGCTTGGTGGACGATCCGCAGGCGTCGGACGCCCTCGGGCAATGCCTGGCCTGCATTCACCAGGTCCACGGCGGCCTGCAGATGGTCGAGTTCTACGGTGCGGCGCTGCTGGCCGAGGAGATGGAGCAGCTGTGCGCCGCCCTGCAGGACAACCGCGTCACCCATCGCGACGAAGCCATCAGCCTGTTGAGCCAGGCCTTGGGGCAGTTGCCGATCTACTTGGACCGCGTACAAGGTGCCCGTCGCGACCTGCCGCTGGTGGTGCTGCCCTTGATCAACGACCTGCGCAGTGCCCGGGGCGAGAGCCTGTTGTCGGAAACCAGCCTGTTCAGCCCCGAGTTGCCCGATATCGCGCCGCTCAGCGACGAGGCGTTGCAGCGCCTCGAACCCGCAGACCTGCCAAACACCTTGCGCAAACTGCGCCAGACCCTGCAAATGGCCCTGGTGGGCCTGTTGCGCGAACAGGATGACGCGACCCACCTGGGTTACCTGGCCAAGGTCTTCCACCGCCTGGAAACCTTGTGCGCTGGGGCGCCGCTCAATGCGTTATGGCAGGTGGCCTCGGCGCTGGTCGAAGGCATGCGCGACGGGCGTATCGCCAACAGCCCGGCGCTGCGCAGCCTGTTCAAGGAAGCCGACAAGGAACTCAAGCGCCTGCTGGACCAAGGCATGCCTGGCATCAATCAGCCGGCACCGCCCCACCTGCTCAAGAGCTTGTTGTTCTATATTGCCAAGGCCGAACATCCCAGCGGGCAGATGCAGATCATGAAAGAACGCTACTCACTGGACGACGCGCTGCCCGACAGCGCCATGGTCGACGAAGAACGCGCGCGCCTGGCCGGGCCCGACCGCGATGCCATGCGCTCGGTGCTTGCCGCGCTGTGCGAGGAGTTGGTACGGGTCAAGGAGCGCCTGGACCTGTTCGTGCGCAGTGACCGCCAGCATGCCTCGGAGCTGGACAGCCTGTTGGCGCCCCTGCGGCAGATCGCCGACACCCTGGCGGTGCTCGGTTTCGGCCAACCGCGCAAGGTCATCATCGATCAACTGGCGGTGGTCCTGAGCCTCGCCCAGGGCCAGCGCGAGCCGGATGACGCGACCCTCATGGACGTCGCCGGAGCCTTGCTCTACGTCGAGGCGACCCTGGCCGGCATGGTCGGCACCGTCGAGCCCGAGAGCCGCGAAGACACCCACCTGCCCACCACCGACCTGACCCAGATCCACCAGATCGTCATCAAGGAAGCCCACACCTGCCTGCAACAGGCCAAGGACATGATCGTCGACTACATCGACGCGGACTGGAACAGCGAGCAACTGCAACCCTTGCCCGCGTTGCTGACCCAGGTGCGCGGCGCGCTGGCGATGATTCCCCTGAGCCGTGCCGCCAGCCTGGTGGAGGCCTGCAACGCGTTCATCCGCGACCACCTGTTGCTGGACCAGGCCCAGCCGGGGTGGGAAGAACTCGACCACCTGGCCGACGTGATCACCGGCCTCGAATACTACCTGGAGCGCTTGAGCGAGGACCCGGAAACCTCCGGCGAGCCGTTGCTCAATGGGGTCGAGCGGAGCTTGGCTGCGCTCGGTTATTTCCCTGACGAAGCGCGGGTGCCGGTGCTCGACGATGTGTTGAGCCCCAACGAAGCCCAGGTCATGCAGGACTTGCAGGAACTGGATGACCCGCAGACGGTGCAATCCTTGGCCGAGGTGCTGGCCAGCCCGATCTCGGCGGTCAATCCGCCGGCCAGGAGCACCCCAGGCAGCCTGTTGCCGCCACCGTCGGATGAACGTCCGGTGGACGACGAGTTGCGCGAGGTCTTCCTCGAGGAAACCGGCGAGGTGTTGGACGTCCTGCGTGAATACCTGCCGCGCTGGAGTGCTCATCCCGACGACCACGGCGCGCTGAGCGAACTGCGCCGGGCCTTCCATACCCTCAAGGGCAGCGGCCGGATGGTCCGGGCGCTGGTGCTGGGTGAACTGGCCTGGGCCGTGGAAAACCTGCTCAACCGGGTCCTGGAGCGCAGCGTCGAGCCGCAGGCCTCGGTCCGCCAGTTGGTTGAAGACACGGTGCAGTTGTTGCCGGCCCTGGTGGCCGAATTCGCGGCCAATCACCAGCGCCAGCGCGACGACGTCGACCGCTTGGCCGCCCGCGCCCATGTCCTGGCCAAGGGCGGCGACGAGGAGGATGAAGACGAGCAGGACGTGGCCGCTCTCGATCCGCTGCTGTTGAAGATCTTCGACAACGAAGCCCAGGGCCACCTCGCCAGCCTCAATCGCTTTCTCGATCAGTCGGCCGACCACCTGCCCTTGCAGGCCAGTGATGAATTGCAGCGGGCCTTGCATACACTCAAGGGCAGCGCTTCGATGGCCGGCGTGCTTCCGATCGCCGAACTGGCCGGGGCGATGGATGAGCTGGCCCGGGAATACCGGGTGCATCTGATTGCCCTCGACCTGGATGAGGTCGAATTGCTGCTGGAAGCCGAAGGGCTGCTGCGCCGGGGCTTGCGCCAGTTGCACAGCGAGCCGCTGGCGGCGATTCCCGGGGCCGAGGATCTGATCCTGCGTGCCCAGGCCCTGCTGGCCGAGCGTCTGCACGCCGCCAACAATGCGCCAGACAAAGTGCTGCGAACCAAGCGCGACCCACAACTGATCAACAATTTCCTCGCCCAGGGCATGGACATTTTGCTGGACGCCGAAAGCCTTTTGCAGCGCTGGCAGCAGCACCCCGGCGAAGGCCAGGAACTGAGTGCGCTGCTCGATGAGCTGACCACCCTCGGCGAAGGCGCGCACTTGGCCGACTTGCACCCGGTGGACGAACTCTGCGAAGCCTTGCTCGACCTCTACGGTGCGGTAGAGGAAAGCAGCCTGGCGGTCAGCAATGAATTTTTCCAGGAGGCCCAGCGCGCCCATGAAGCGCTGATCGACATGCTCGATGAGCTGGCGGCCGGGCAGCATGTGCATCCGCAGCCGGCGCGGGTACAAGCCTTGCGCCGCCTGCTCCAGGAGAGCCTCGACCCGTCGGCCACCGGTCTGATCCGCAGCGACGGCAGCCGCACCCTGAGCATCCGCGAACTGAGCCATGCGACGGCGGAAATGGAGCGTGACGCGCCCGTCGATACCTCGATGGAAGATGACCTCGTGGCGATTTTCCTCGAAGAAGCCCAAGACATCCTCGAAAGCGCCGCCCAGGCCTTGCAACGCTGGTTGGCCGATCCGGATAACGGCGCGCCGTTGTCCTCGCTGCAACGTGACTTGCACACCCTCAAGGGCGGTGCGCGAATGGCCGACATCCGGCCGGTGAGCGACCTGGCCCAGGAGTTGGAAAACCTTTACGAAGGGCTGGTGGACCGGCGCTACAGCTACAGCGAGGAGCTGGCGCAACTGCTCGCCAGCAGTCATGAACGCCTCGACCTGTTGCTCGGGCAGTTGCAGCAGGGCCAGCCGTTGGGCGATCCCGTTGCGCTGATCGACGCCATTCGACGCTTGCGCCAGGACAAGCCGAACGCCATCGAGACGAGCGCAGCGGCCCAGGCCGACGGCGCCGGCCATGATCCCGAGTTGCTGGAAATCTTCCTTGAGGAAGGCTTCGACATCCTCGATAGTTCGGGCGCGGCGCTGCTGCGCTGGCAGGAAGAACCGTCGAATCGCCAGGCCGTGGAAACCTTGCTACGGGATTTGCACACCCTCAAGGGCGGTGCGCGCATGGTGGAAATCGTCCCCATCGGCGACCTGGCCCACGAGTTGGAAAACCTCTATGAAGGCCTGTCGGCGGGTCTGCTGCAGCCGACCCCGGCGCTGTTCACCTTGTTGCAAAGCAGCCATGACCGACTGGCGCAGATGCTCGACGCCGTGCGTGCTGGCCACCCGTGCCCGCTGGCGGACCGGCTGATTGCACAGATCCAGGCGGTGAATCATTCCCAGGAGAATGCCGCGCCGCAGGCTGTCTCGGCGCCGGAGCCGGTGCCTACTCCCATCGTCAGCCCACCCGCGGCGCCTGCAAGACCGGACCCCGGCGCGGCGGGCGACGGTGCGGACATGGTCAAGGTCTCCGCCGAACTGCTCGACGACCTGGTGAACCTGGCGGGCGAAACGTCGATCTTCCGTGGGCGTATCGAACAGCAGGTCAACGACGCGCGCGTGGCCCTGGGCGAAATGGAAACCACCATCGAGCGCATGCGCGATCAACTGCGACGCCTGGATACCGAAACCCAGGGGCGAATTCTCAGCCGACAACAGGTCGAGGCCGAGCGCCTGGGCTATGAAGAGTTCGACCCGCTGGAGATGGACCGCCATTCCCAGTTGCAGCAGCTGTCCCGGGCACTGTTCGAGTCCGCCTCGGACTTGCTTGAGCTCAAGGAAACCCTTGATCGCAGCAATCACGATGCCGAGGTCCTGCTGCAACAGCAGGGGCGTATCAACACCGAGCTCCAGGAAGGCCTGATGCGTACGCGCATGGTGCCCTTCGAGCGCATGTTGCCGCGGCTCAAGCGCATTGTCCGGCAAGTGGCGCAGGAGCTGGGCAAGGACGTGGAATTCCTGGTCGGCAACGCCGACGGCGAGATGGACCGTAACGTGCTGGAGCGCATGGCTGCCCCTCTTGAACATATGCTGCGCAACGCCGTCGACCACGGTCTGGAGCCGGCCGACGTGCGCATTGCCGCCGGCAAGCCGGCACGAGGACGTATCAGCCTCGACCTGTCCCGGGAAGGCGGCGACATCATTTTCGACATCCGCGACGACGGCGCCGGCGTGCCGCTGGAGGCGGTGCGCAGCAAGGCGATCAAGCGTGGCTTGCTGGCGCCGGACAGCGACATCAGCGACCGCGACGTGCTGCAGTTCATCCTGCAACCAGGGTTTTCCACTGCCGAGAAAATCACCCAGATCTCCGGGCGTGGCGTCGGCATGGACGTGGTCCACGAAGAGGTGCGGCAATTGGGCGGCAGCATGGTCATCGATTCCACGCCGGGGCAGGGCGTGCATTTCCGCATTCGCTTGCCGTTTACCGTGGCGGTTAACCGCGCGTTGATGGTGCACTGTCACGAAGACCAGTACGCGATCCCGCTGAACACCATCGAGAGCATTGTCCGGGTATTGCCCGCCGAACTGGACGGCCATTACCAGCTCGATCCGCCAACCTACACCTACGCCGGGCAGCGTTACGAGTTGTGCTACCTCGGTGAGCTGCTGAAAACCGGCGCCCGGCCGAAACTGCTGGGCCAGAGCCAGCCCTTGCCGGTGCTGCTGGTGCAGTGCAACGAGCGGCATGTTGCGGTGCAGGTGGACGCTACCGCCGGGACCCGGGAGATTGTGGTCAAGAGCCTCGGTCCGCAGTTCTCGGCGGTACAGGGCCTGTCCGGGGCGACGATCCTGGGGGACGGCCGGGTGGTGTTGATTCTCGACCTGCTGGCGCCGATCCGCGCCTTGCCCCACCAGGTGCCGCGCCGCCAAGTGCCGGTAGAAGGCGAGGGCGAACCGCAACGGCCGCTGCTGGTGCTGGTGGTGGACGACTCGGTGACGGTGCGCAAAGTCACCAGCCGTCTGCTGGAGCGCCATGGCATGCACGTCCTCACCGCCAAGGACGGCGTGGATGCCATGGCGCTGCTGGCCGAACACGCCCCGGACCTGATGCTGCTGGACATCGAAATGCCGCGCATGGACGGCTTCGAAGTGGCCACGCAAGTGCGCAACGACCCGCGCCTGGCGCACCTGCCGATCATCATGATCACCTCCCGCACCGGCCAGAAACACCGCGACCGTGCCATGGCCATCGGCGTCAACGACTACCTGGGCAAGCCGTACCAGGAATCGGTGCTGCTCGACAGCATCGCCCACTGGAGCAAGACCCATGCATGA